One Thermodesulfobacteriota bacterium genomic window, CGAGGCGAAGCTCTTCGCCTTCGACAGCGCCGTGAACATGATGGCGACGGCTCGCAGGGCGGACGGCGGATTCAGGACGGCAGTCAAGGGGGCTCCGGGCCCGGTCCTCCGCGCGTCGGCGTTCGTATCGACCCCCGAGGGCGAAAGGGAGCTCACGGACGAGGACAGGGAGGCGTGGAGGAAGAAGAACGACCGGCTCGCCGCAAAGGGGTACAGGGTTATAGCCCACGCGGAGAAGAAGACGGACAGTGAGCCCGAAGACCCTTACGAGGGACTCACGTTCCTCGGGCTCGTGGGCCTTCTCGACCCGCCCCGTCCGGACGTAAAGGACGCGATCAGGAAATGTATAGAGGCCGGGATAAAGGTCGTCATGGTGACGGGCGACCATCCCTCGACGGCGAAAAACATCGCCCTCGCCGTCGGGCTCGTGGACGACAGTAACGTCAGGCCCCTGCACGGGAACGTGATAAAAAAGGTCGAGAGCCTTTCCGACGAGGATTCGGAGATAGTTTCGGATTCGCTCATCATAGCGCGCGTGAGCCCCGAGCAGAAGCTGGAGCTCGTGAAGATGAAGCAGGAGAACGGGCTCGTCGTCGCCATGACCGGGGACGGCGTTAACGACGCCCCCGCCCTCCGCCAGGCGGACATCGGAATCGCGATGGGGCTACGGGGGACACAGGTCGCGCGCGAGGCGGCGGACATTGTGCTGAAGGACGACTCGTTCGGGACCATCGTCAGCGCCGTCGAGCAGGGCCGCATCATTTACGGGAACATAAAGAAATTCATCTTCTATCTCATATCGTGCAACGTGAGCGAGATAATGATAGTGGCCTTCGCGTCGTTCGCCCTGATACCGCTCCCGATACTGCCGCTACAGATACTGTTCCTGAACCTCGTAACGGACATATTCCCGGCGCTCGCGCTCGGGATGGGAGAGGGAGGCGAGCACGTAATGAAGGAGCCTCCGAGGGACCCGAAGGAGCCGCTCCTAACGCGGCGGAGGTGGCTCGGCATAGCGGGGTACGGCGCCGTGATAATGTTCTCGGTGCTAGGGGCGCTGCTATACGCGATACACGGGCTCGGGTACGAGAGCCGGGAGGCGGTGTCGGTATCGTTCCTGACAATCGCCTTCGCGCAGCTCTTTCACGTGTTCAACATGCGGGACAAGGGCTCGGGCCTCGTAAACAACGAGATAACGCGTAACCCCTACGTGTGGGGCGCGCTCGCACTGTGCTCGATCCTTATTGCGGCGGCAGTGTACGTAAAGCCGCTCGCCGAGGTGCTCAGGATAATCCCGCCGGACGCCGGCGGGTGGACGCTCGTACTCGTCATGAGCCTCTTGCCCGTCGTGATCGGGCAGGCCCTTAAGCACTTCGGAAAGACCGCGTAGCCGCCCTCCCCCGTATCAGCCCTTGGTCGGGTCGGGGACTATCTGGTAAATAACGCTGTTGCCGCTGTAGAACGGCTGGTAATACGCCCCTCCGAAAATGTAGTACGTCGTGCCGTTTATGGTCTTCGACTGCGCGCCGTCGGGAAGCGCCTGCACCGTGGCCCCGACGGGAGCGTTCACTACCTGGTAGCCCTGTGACGTGTTCGAATAAAACGCGCCGCCGCAGTTATAGTACTCGGTCGCCTGGACGTAGACCGTGGAGCACGACGGCGGGAGCGTAGTCACCACCGCCCCCGGAGGCGGCGGAACGACGATGTACTGCGTCCCCCGGGGCTGGTAGTAGACGCCGTTCGTGTAGTAGAACGGGTCGCCGGATACGTAGACCGTCGTGTAGGACGACGGCAGGGAAGCCACGGCCGCGCCGACAGCGAGCCCTCCCGCGAACGCCCAGCCGGAATAGTACCCGCCCCAGGTATTCCAGTAGCCGTGCCAGTAGTTGTCGTAGTGATTGTCGTTGTAAACGTTTACGGTGTTGTTATTGAAGCTGTCGACGTTCCGGTTGACGTTATTGTTGTCCACGTTCCTGTTGACGTCGTTGTTATCTATATTGCGGTTTACGTTATTGTTGTCGATGTTCCGGTTCACGTTGTCGTTGTTTATATTGCTGTTTACGTTGCTGTTATCGAAATTGCGGCCGCCCTGGCCGCTGAAGCTGTCGCCCCTGTCGCCCCCGAAAGACTGCGAGCCGCCGCCCTGAAAGCCCCTGTAGTCCCCGCCGCCGAAGCCTCCGCCACCGCCGCTGTACCTTACGCTACCCCCTCCGCCGCCGAAACCTCCACCACCCCCGAAACCGCCGCCGCGCCCGCCCCCTCCGAAGCCGCCCCTGGCATGGGAGTCGAGAGGCAGCGTCAGCGTGAACGTAAGCAGCACCGCCGCTGTGACGGTCAAGAATTTCGATATCGTTCTCGTTTTATTCGTTTTCATGCTGCGCCTCCCTTAAAGCCCTTCCTGCTTGTTCTTTTCCTGCATTTTAAGGAAATCGATTTTCATCGCTCCGGGCGGTATCTCGGGCTTAAACACGGACGGATCAATGGACGGGTCGATGCTCCAGTGAGAGAATTCGGCCGAGTACTGGGGACTGCCGGGAACCGTCTTGTAATTTATGACGAGCTTGCACGGGAGCCTGTCGGCCCCGTCTGATATCCATATCTGCCAGTCTATATATTTCTGGACGAACGCCAGGTGCGTGCACGACTTGTTGTCGATGGTGCTTTCGCCTGCTACGACCCCTGCGACGGCGTTGGATATGAAGGCTTTATAGGGATCCGCCGAGAGGATGTCGGCGAGGGGTATGGTCATGCCGTAATCGCTTATGAGAAAATCCATCGTCTCGTCTATCGTGCCGGGTGTCGGAAGCGCGCCGTAAAAGCCGTTGTCGGCGTCGAGGACGGTTATTTCGCTGCCCGTGTACCAGATCTTCCGGCTCTGGAGATCGCCGTCGAACGAGGCGTAGGCCTTGCCTGGTCTCTCGACGGTCAAGTCGACCGCTCCACCGTATTTTATGAGAAGGCCGGAAGGCATGAGCCTGTCGAAATCGACGTCGGCTGATACGGTGAAGGCCTTCGCCCTGGCGAGAACGGCGCTCATCGCCCTTAGCAATTTGTCGGCCTCGGGATCGATTACGGGTTTTATTTCGGCGGCTTTCGGTGAAGCCGGGGTTTCCGCCGCTGCGGAGGACGACACCGGAACAACCGTCCCTGAAATGATAAACAGGACGAATACCAGCACGGCAAAGCACCAGGGTGAGAAATTCGAGCCTAACTCCATTCGGAGATACCTCCTTGCGTGATTACAAAGTCTATACCCCTTTCGGCCGGAGCGGAACATATGCCCCTATTCTTCGTGGGCGTCGTGCGTCACGTCGCGCCTGACGACGAGCACCGGGCACGGGGACGTGAACATCACCTTGTGGCTCGTCGTGCCGACGGAAATTTCGCCCGTGGAGGTCGTGATCCCGTGAGAGCCGATTACGATGAGGTCTATCCCCCTTTCGGATGCGACGTTATTTATGACCTTCCACCTCTCGCCTATAATGATGTCCGTTTCGACCTCGATCCCCCTGCCCTCGAAAGCCTCCCTTTCGTCCGTCATCTTCTCTGCCATCTTCGCTTCGAGGGCCTCGTAAAAATCCCTTATCTCGTCGTCGATGCCGTCAGAGTCGAGCGGCTCTATGGCGTGGAGTATGGACACCCTGGCCCCGAGGGCTTCGGCCAGGTAGAGGGCGTGGTCTTTCGCCGCGGTCATCGCCTCCGAGAAATCGGTCGGGAACATTATCTTCGCTATCTTCATTCGTATCCTCCTTCGCCGGGGGTGCGCCCGGGTTATGCATGGTTCATTTGGGAGAGTGGTCGAGCGCCTTTACGAGGCCGTTCAGTATGTCGGTCGTCGTCAGCATCCCCAGAAGCGAGCCGTCGGGCCCGACGACGGGCAGCGCGTTGAACTTGTTCCTGCTTATTATCCGCGCCGCGTCTTTCAGGGACATGTCGGGGGAGACCGTTACGGGGTCGGGCGTCATTACGGCCGCCACCGTGAGCCCGGGGCCGTCCACCGTCCCGGCGACGGCGAGGCGGAGGTCCCTGTCGGTTACGATACCGAGGAGCTTCCCGCCCTCGACCACGGGGGCCTGGCGGACCACCAAATCCGTGAGCCTGCTGAATGCGACGCGGACGTCCTCGCCCGGAGGAACCGTGAACGGGTCCTTTGTCATGTTATCTTTCACGAGCAGCATAATCCTCACTTTCTGCTGTAAAACATAAATAAAGTATACACCGGCCCGAAGGCTCTTTCGCCGTCCGGGGGACCCGAATATTTTATCAGAAGAAGGCGCTTGACGCTAAAGGGGAAGGGGGAAAAGCGGGATTATTTCTTTATCTCGCCGGGCGAGCCGAGGACTTTCAGCGAAGACTTTACCGTCTCCCTGACGATGGCCCCGTAGGGCATTTTGAGCACGCCCGTTTTGTGGAAGAGTATGGCACGCGTCAGCATGCCGGTTACGTAGGCGGCCCCCAGCTTTTCGTTAAGGCCGGAGAATTCGCCCGACTTCAGGCCGCTCTTTATAATAGAGGAGAAAACGTCCACGGGCTTTTTAATCGTTTTGGGAATTTTACCGAGCTCGGTAAAGTGGCCTATCATGATGTAGGCGTAGACCTCGGGCTCCCTTCTGGCGAACTCGAAAAAAACCTCGATGGCCGCCGCAAGCTTCCCCGAGGGGGTTTCTGCTTCGAGGGACTTTTTATCGAGCTCTTCCCTGAACATGGACATGCAATCGACGAAGAGCCTCAGGGCGAGGTCGCCCTTGCTTTCGAAATGGTTGTATATGGAGCCTTCGGAAACCCCGGCCTCCCGGGCGATCTCCTTCGTCGTCGTGCCGGAGATTCCGTTCCTGATAAACAGAGAAAGAGCGGCGCTCCGTATCCGTTCGGCGGGTTCTGTAATATTTCTGCTCATGGAAGGTATCCCGATATTATTCCATGATGTTATCGAATCCGCCAATTTCGGCATCGGGGCTGTAGGCGGGATCGGACTTGAGGGCCTCCTCGCTCGCGAACGCCGCGATGCCGTAGCCCATGGGCGAGGCGATCTCGGGGCTCTTCAGATAATGCGCCTTCCGGGCGTCTATCCAACCGCCCGCGGCGAAATCGGCAACGTATATCCCCGACGCGACATCCTCGCCGCCGTCGGTCTTGAGCTCGGCCGCGAGGCAGCCTATGTCGTCGAATTTCTTCGCCTGGCCCTTCTTCGTCACGTACTGCGCGGCGAACCTCTGGTCGCTTATTATCATCCTGCACCTCTCGCAGACGTCCTCGCCGTAGTGGACTTCCACGGGGCCGGTTTGCGGCTTGTCCCCGCACGCCGTGAACGACAACGCCAATAAAAGAAAGAGAACGTATCTCATGGTTCTTCCCTCCTGAATATGCTGAACGACGCGAGCGCCAGCGCGAAGGGCGCTATCGTCCATAGCGCCATTATCGACATCAGTAAAAGCACCATCCCCTCTCTCCCGAACGTCCTTACCGCGTAGACCCCGACCGGGCCGAGTATCTCGTACCGGGGGCTGAGAGCCAGCACGGACGCTATTTTGAACACCTCGGCCGGGTTCAGGAGCGCGAGGACGAACACCTGCCTTATGCCGAGCTCCATGGCGGCGGCCGTGCCCATGACGCCGAGGTCGCCCAGGATTATGAAGACGAGCCAGAGGAAAACGGCGATGCCGGTCGCCCGGGACGCCTTACGCGAATATACCGACACCAGTAGCCCGACGCTAAGGAGCGACGCCGCGAGGAGCGCCGAAAGGAGAGCAGTCGTTATGAACCCCGAGGCGTCCCCTCCCCCGCCACGCAGTGCCGCGCCGACCCCGGCGAGACCGAAGCCGAGGGAAATCGAGAGGCATATGGGGATGAATATCCCGACGAACTTACCCGCGAATACCTCGGCCTTCGTTACGGGATGCGAGAGGAGGTATTGAAGCGTGCCGTTCTCCCTTTCGCCGGATATCGCCCCCGAGCCCGTGATGAGGGATACGAGCGGCACGAACAGGAGGACGAGGTTTATCAGGCTCGCGGCCGTCCTGCCGTAGCCCGCCCCTTCCGTGAGCGCCCCTTTTTCGGGGGAGATCGCGAGTATGAGAACGGCCAGCGCGGAAAAGGATATCGTGTAGAGGACGAACCACTTGTTCTTTACGGATTCCCGCGCTTCTCTCCCCGCGAGCATGAGGACGTTTCTAGCTTCCATTGCCGCCCGCTCCTTCGAGTATGCTTTCCATCGTGGGCTCTTCGACGCCGAACCCGAGCACGCGGACGCCCGTTTCGGCGAGCACCGTGACGGGGACGGCCGCGCCGCCCTCTTCGGCGTCTATCACGAGGCCGCTTCCGTTCCGGGAGCGGACCGCTATGCCCGCCCGGGCGAGGGCCTCTTCGGCGCGAGTCATGTCGCTTTCGGGAACCCTCAGGCTTACCTTCGTCCCCGCGCCGGAAATGCGCCTCAGGTTTTCGGGCTCGCCGTCGAAGACGACCCTGCCGTTCCGCATGACGACCGCCCTGTCCGCCAGGTAATCTACTTCTCCCAACCTGTGAGAGGAGAATATGACGGTATTCCCCTTCTCCTTGTATTCCTTTATGAGGCGGAGAAAGTCCGTCCTCCCGCCCGCGTCGAGGTTCGACGTCGGCTCGTCGAGGAGAAGGAACCGGGGGCTCGACAGGAGCGCCACCGCGAACGAGAGCCTCTGCCTCATGCCGCCCGAAAGCTCGGAGGCGTATTTTCGGGCGTGGCCCGAGAGGCCGGCCTTTTCGAGGGCCGCCTCGCACTCGCCCGGCCCGGCGCGCCTTATGCGCCCGAAGAAGCGAACGACGTCTATCGCCCGCATGTCGTAGAAGACGGGCTCCTGTGGGAGATAGCCGATGAGCGCCTTGGCCCGTTTCGAGCCGCCGCGGACGCTGACGCCGTTTACGGTTATATCGCCGGTAAAGTCGAGGAGGCCGAGCACGCATTTCAAAAGGGTGCTCTTTCCCGCGCCGTTCATCCCGAGGAGCGCGACGGCCTCGCCCTCGCGGGCCGCGAGGCTCACGGAATCGACGGCGGTCAGCTTCCCGAAGCGCTTGGTTACATTTTTTATCTCTATCACCGTGCGCCTCCGTTGCCGGCGCGGCCGCCGAGGGCCGCGTATCCGAGGAATGCGAGCGGGAGAAGCGCCATCGACGCCGAGGCCAGGAGGAGCCCGCGCGGCATATCACCGTTTCCGGCCGGTTCCAGGACGACCCCGGGGCGCACGAGCGGGTGCTCGTCCGTGAGCTTGGGCACGGGCTTTATCACCGGGAAGGCTTTCGAAGCGAGCTCGAGCGCCTTGGACGCCGGGCTGTAGGCGAATATGCGGAGCGACGGGTTCTCGTCGACCAGGCTCTCGAAGAGGCTCTCGGCCTTGTACGGGATCTCGCCCACGCCGTCGCCGTCCTCGTCGTAGCCGACGTAATCGCTCCAGAAATTGCCGCGTCCGTCCCTCGACCACACGTTACCCGAAAGGACCCCTCCTCCCCTTACCTCGACCTGCTCGTCGTTCCCCGTAAAGCTGTTAGCCACGAAAGCGTTTCGCCGTATCGACGGCATGACCGAGACGCCGATGTCGTTGTAGGCGATGACGTTGCCGTCGATCTCGTTCCAGGCTTCTATAAGGTATGGAGAGTTGTCGAGGAATATCCCGACGCGGTTGTCCGCGATGACATTATCCCTCGCGACGACGCTGTCGAGGTCCTTGAAGCCGACGCCGTACCCTGTGCCCGTGCCGCGGTTGCCCGTGAATTTGTTCCTGTAAAACTGTATGTCCACGCTGTACATCAAGAACCCGCCGACGGAGTTGTTCCTGAATACGTTATCCTCGAACCGGTTGTGGTTGCTCGACATGTAGTGAAGCCCGTAGCGCCCTCCCTCGACGACATTGCCTTTTAGAAGCGTGTCGCTCGACCACCATATCACGACGTCCCTTACGCGGGAGACGCGGTTGTCGAGTATCCTGGTGCCCGAGCTGTACCAGAGCCTTATGCCGTCGCCCCTCCTCGGCATGGGAAGGTCTTTGCCCGTTACGACGTTGCCGTCGACGACGACGCCGTTAGAGCCCTTGACGTATATGCCGAAGAGGACGTCTTCGAGCCTGTTGCCGACGACGGCCGCGTCCGGGGCTGAATCGATCAGTATACCCGCGTCCTCGGCCGACAGATGAGTTCCCGAGCCCTTTACTGTAAACCCCTCGAAGACTGTCCCCGCGCCTTTTATCGTGACGACCGTTCCCGACCCCCCGCCGTCGATTACGGGGTGCCCCTCGCCCGTGATGGTAAGGGGCTTGTCCACGACGACGTGTTCTTTGTAGACCCCGGGCCCCTCGACGATTATTTCGTCGCCGGGCGAGGCCGAGGCCACGGCTTCGGAGATTGTCCTCAGCGGCCCTTCCGGAGAGACCCTGACGGTTTTTCCCGCGCCGGCTTCTTCAGTAATGCCTGCCTGCGGCGCCGTAAGCGCCAGCAGGCAGAATAAGAGGATGGAGGATATGGTCGGCCGTAAAGTCATTTTGCGGTTACCTCACCCGCCCCCGGATTTGAGGATGAGCGGCTTGTAGGCGCGCCTGTGGAGATAGATGCCGACGAGCATCAGGACGGACGCCGCAATGGACAGGTAAAGCCCCGTCTCCCACGACGCGGTGGTGACGAACTGCCCGATTTTGCCGTCCCCGAGGAGCGGCGGCACGAACGGTTTTATGGAGCCCGATAGCGGGGCCCTCTTGTCGAGGTTCATGCCGAAGTTCCGCATCCAGAAGTAGAGGTCTCCGAGAAAAAACGCCGGGTACAAGATCGCCGGGACGCACAGGAACAGCGCCAGCGGGCTGTGCACGTACACGGCGGCGAGCAGAAGGAGCGCGATGCCTATGACGATGAAAACGCTGAGCGTGCGTTCGAGCACCGCCGCCTCGCCGAGCGGCTTCATGCCTATGTAGTGGTTGAGCCCGTCTATTTCGTGTATGTCTCCCGTCAGCCTGTTTACGTACATGGACGCTTTGAGCCCCCCCGGGTACTGGGGCGCGAACAGCGTTATCTTCCAGTATGGAAAGAATATCGACGCGAAAAGAAGCACTGCGGCCCCCACGAGAACGAGCGAGGGCAGGAGAAACCTTTTCTTTTCCTTCTGCCAGAGCTCGGGTGGGATTCGCGGTCCGAGTATGAGATCGTTTTCTTTCATTTTATCGCCTCCTGCGTTGTATAAAGCTTTCCGTTCTCCGTTCCGGCCGGCTTGTTCCGCGGCCCTTCGATTCCGTGGAGAACGCTTTTTGCATTGAGCCCGGCTGTCGCCGACCCCGTAAAATAAAGCTTCGCCGTGCTGTAGAGCCTGTAGGCCCTTTCGTACTTTTCCTCACCCATCGCGCTGTCCGCGGCGGCAGTGAAGTCGTCTCCCCGGCCGAGGTACGATTCAGCCTGCGATATCAAATCCACGACGAGGCTGTTTCTCCTGTCGGCGTTCGCAAGCGTCCTAACGACCCCGGCGGCGACTTCCCTCGCGTCGGCCGCCTCCGCCTTCATGGCGGCGGCATTATTCATCCAGAAGGCCGCCTCGTCGGCCCGTGCCGGGGAACCCCCCGCCGCATATACGGCGGCGAGAGCGAAAACCAGGCAGAGCAGCCATCCGGTTCCGGTTTTGATATTCGAAAGACTCATTCGAGTCGTCTCCTTGAGCGCCTTACTCGGTAACGGCGCCCCTCCCTCAATTGCGGGATGTGCGGGAAGGGCGCCTCTCACTGCCCGTACTTACGATCCCGGACCCGGCTTGACCAGGAGATAACCCATCATCTCGAGGTGAAGCGCCGAGCAGAATTCCGTACAGTAGAAC contains:
- a CDS encoding cation-transporting P-type ATPase encodes the protein MNLPEKPYNHTADEVLDALGVAPGDGLSPDEAGKRLGEFGKNRVGGAKTASAWGILLNQFRSLIVLLLAAAGGVSLAFGDVPEFAAIIVVIIINAGIGFFTELRAARSMEALGKMVLVEATVRRGGGTQVLAAEDIVPGDIVILEAGDVVPADARLVKSSGVEVDESSLTGESVPVHKNTEALSGEPVLADRANMLYMGTALTRGSAEAAVTATGKETELGRIGKLVEGVGRETTPLEKNLDRLGNHLIWATLFTAAVVIAAGILRGRDAFLMIETGIALAVAAIPEGLPVVATIALARGMMRMARMNALVNRLSAVETLGSTSVICTDKTGTLTENRMTVEVMDTEGAGLEIERGGGVVRFLVNGAEADPASSETIRRALEVGVLCNTVPVDYDGEGVTAGDPMETALVSAGREAGIGKQALLERFPEAKLFAFDSAVNMMATARRADGGFRTAVKGAPGPVLRASAFVSTPEGERELTDEDREAWRKKNDRLAAKGYRVIAHAEKKTDSEPEDPYEGLTFLGLVGLLDPPRPDVKDAIRKCIEAGIKVVMVTGDHPSTAKNIALAVGLVDDSNVRPLHGNVIKKVESLSDEDSEIVSDSLIIARVSPEQKLELVKMKQENGLVVAMTGDGVNDAPALRQADIGIAMGLRGTQVAREAADIVLKDDSFGTIVSAVEQGRIIYGNIKKFIFYLISCNVSEIMIVAFASFALIPLPILPLQILFLNLVTDIFPALALGMGEGGEHVMKEPPRDPKEPLLTRRRWLGIAGYGAVIMFSVLGALLYAIHGLGYESREAVSVSFLTIAFAQLFHVFNMRDKGSGLVNNEITRNPYVWGALALCSILIAAAVYVKPLAEVLRIIPPDAGGWTLVLVMSLLPVVIGQALKHFGKTA
- a CDS encoding DUF6515 family protein gives rise to the protein MKTNKTRTISKFLTVTAAVLLTFTLTLPLDSHARGGFGGGGRGGGFGGGGGFGGGGGSVRYSGGGGGFGGGDYRGFQGGGSQSFGGDRGDSFSGQGGRNFDNSNVNSNINNDNVNRNIDNNNVNRNIDNNDVNRNVDNNNVNRNVDSFNNNTVNVYNDNHYDNYWHGYWNTWGGYYSGWAFAGGLAVGAAVASLPSSYTTVYVSGDPFYYTNGVYYQPRGTQYIVVPPPPGAVVTTLPPSCSTVYVQATEYYNCGGAFYSNTSQGYQVVNAPVGATVQALPDGAQSKTINGTTYYIFGGAYYQPFYSGNSVIYQIVPDPTKG
- a CDS encoding DUF2092 domain-containing protein, whose amino-acid sequence is MELGSNFSPWCFAVLVFVLFIISGTVVPVSSSAAAETPASPKAAEIKPVIDPEADKLLRAMSAVLARAKAFTVSADVDFDRLMPSGLLIKYGGAVDLTVERPGKAYASFDGDLQSRKIWYTGSEITVLDADNGFYGALPTPGTIDETMDFLISDYGMTIPLADILSADPYKAFISNAVAGVVAGESTIDNKSCTHLAFVQKYIDWQIWISDGADRLPCKLVINYKTVPGSPQYSAEFSHWSIDPSIDPSVFKPEIPPGAMKIDFLKMQEKNKQEGL
- a CDS encoding universal stress protein — its product is MKIAKIMFPTDFSEAMTAAKDHALYLAEALGARVSILHAIEPLDSDGIDDEIRDFYEALEAKMAEKMTDEREAFEGRGIEVETDIIIGERWKVINNVASERGIDLIVIGSHGITTSTGEISVGTTSHKVMFTSPCPVLVVRRDVTHDAHEE
- a CDS encoding CBS domain-containing protein codes for the protein MLLVKDNMTKDPFTVPPGEDVRVAFSRLTDLVVRQAPVVEGGKLLGIVTDRDLRLAVAGTVDGPGLTVAAVMTPDPVTVSPDMSLKDAARIISRNKFNALPVVGPDGSLLGMLTTTDILNGLVKALDHSPK
- a CDS encoding TetR/AcrR family transcriptional regulator, with the translated sequence MSRNITEPAERIRSAALSLFIRNGISGTTTKEIAREAGVSEGSIYNHFESKGDLALRLFVDCMSMFREELDKKSLEAETPSGKLAAAIEVFFEFARREPEVYAYIMIGHFTELGKIPKTIKKPVDVFSSIIKSGLKSGEFSGLNEKLGAAYVTGMLTRAILFHKTGVLKMPYGAIVRETVKSSLKVLGSPGEIKK
- a CDS encoding nitrous oxide reductase accessory protein NosL; its protein translation is MRYVLFLLLALSFTACGDKPQTGPVEVHYGEDVCERCRMIISDQRFAAQYVTKKGQAKKFDDIGCLAAELKTDGGEDVASGIYVADFAAGGWIDARKAHYLKSPEIASPMGYGIAAFASEEALKSDPAYSPDAEIGGFDNIME
- a CDS encoding ABC transporter permease: MEARNVLMLAGREARESVKNKWFVLYTISFSALAVLILAISPEKGALTEGAGYGRTAASLINLVLLFVPLVSLITGSGAISGERENGTLQYLLSHPVTKAEVFAGKFVGIFIPICLSISLGFGLAGVGAALRGGGGDASGFITTALLSALLAASLLSVGLLVSVYSRKASRATGIAVFLWLVFIILGDLGVMGTAAAMELGIRQVFVLALLNPAEVFKIASVLALSPRYEILGPVGVYAVRTFGREGMVLLLMSIMALWTIAPFALALASFSIFRREEP
- a CDS encoding ABC transporter ATP-binding protein produces the protein MIEIKNVTKRFGKLTAVDSVSLAAREGEAVALLGMNGAGKSTLLKCVLGLLDFTGDITVNGVSVRGGSKRAKALIGYLPQEPVFYDMRAIDVVRFFGRIRRAGPGECEAALEKAGLSGHARKYASELSGGMRQRLSFAVALLSSPRFLLLDEPTSNLDAGGRTDFLRLIKEYKEKGNTVIFSSHRLGEVDYLADRAVVMRNGRVVFDGEPENLRRISGAGTKVSLRVPESDMTRAEEALARAGIAVRSRNGSGLVIDAEEGGAAVPVTVLAETGVRVLGFGVEEPTMESILEGAGGNGS
- a CDS encoding nitrous oxide reductase family maturation protein NosD; amino-acid sequence: MTLRPTISSILLFCLLALTAPQAGITEEAGAGKTVRVSPEGPLRTISEAVASASPGDEIIVEGPGVYKEHVVVDKPLTITGEGHPVIDGGGSGTVVTIKGAGTVFEGFTVKGSGTHLSAEDAGILIDSAPDAAVVGNRLEDVLFGIYVKGSNGVVVDGNVVTGKDLPMPRRGDGIRLWYSSGTRILDNRVSRVRDVVIWWSSDTLLKGNVVEGGRYGLHYMSSNHNRFEDNVFRNNSVGGFLMYSVDIQFYRNKFTGNRGTGTGYGVGFKDLDSVVARDNVIADNRVGIFLDNSPYLIEAWNEIDGNVIAYNDIGVSVMPSIRRNAFVANSFTGNDEQVEVRGGGVLSGNVWSRDGRGNFWSDYVGYDEDGDGVGEIPYKAESLFESLVDENPSLRIFAYSPASKALELASKAFPVIKPVPKLTDEHPLVRPGVVLEPAGNGDMPRGLLLASASMALLPLAFLGYAALGGRAGNGGAR
- a CDS encoding cytochrome C; protein product: MKENDLILGPRIPPELWQKEKKRFLLPSLVLVGAAVLLFASIFFPYWKITLFAPQYPGGLKASMYVNRLTGDIHEIDGLNHYIGMKPLGEAAVLERTLSVFIVIGIALLLLAAVYVHSPLALFLCVPAILYPAFFLGDLYFWMRNFGMNLDKRAPLSGSIKPFVPPLLGDGKIGQFVTTASWETGLYLSIAASVLMLVGIYLHRRAYKPLILKSGGG